The proteins below come from a single Serpentinimonas raichei genomic window:
- a CDS encoding efflux RND transporter periplasmic adaptor subunit — translation MPASTHRLRAPARPFFPTPTSTPTARWLALGLLGLLGLALSGCSETASAPGAAAAPPAPEVAVIEVQSAATALTVELPGRLEAQRTAQVRARTSGIVQQRLFTEGSQVRAGQVLFRIDPASADAALASARAQQSRAEAQLSQARSVLERNRPLAAEQAISQQELVNAEIGLKLAQAELEQAQAAVQTARIQRSHADVTAPIAGRVGRALVSEGALVGQGDATPMALIQQTDSLYVNFTRSATEVLALQRALQGGQQQRASAAAAQVTLVLEDGSLHPHPGRLLFTDLNADPSSGQVTLRAVVPNPDGLLMPGLFVRVRLAQTQAAAVALPLQALQHGPAGAHVLIVDASDQVAMRPVQVGPTERGQVLVLSGLTSGERVLVEGFQRAAPGATVRPVPWQAPAAPATSR, via the coding sequence ATGCCCGCCTCCACCCACCGCTTGCGTGCACCGGCGCGCCCTTTTTTCCCCACCCCCACCTCGACACCCACTGCGCGCTGGCTGGCGCTGGGGCTGCTGGGGCTGCTCGGCTTGGCCCTGTCGGGCTGCAGCGAAACCGCCTCTGCGCCCGGGGCCGCCGCCGCACCGCCCGCACCCGAAGTGGCGGTGATCGAGGTGCAAAGTGCCGCCACGGCGCTGACAGTCGAATTGCCCGGGCGCCTCGAAGCGCAGCGCACGGCCCAGGTGCGGGCCCGCACCAGCGGCATCGTGCAGCAGCGGCTGTTCACCGAAGGCAGCCAAGTGCGCGCCGGCCAGGTGCTGTTTCGCATCGACCCCGCCAGCGCCGACGCCGCCCTAGCCAGCGCCCGCGCCCAGCAGAGCCGGGCCGAAGCCCAGCTCAGCCAAGCGCGGTCGGTGCTGGAGCGCAACCGCCCGCTGGCGGCCGAGCAAGCCATCAGCCAGCAAGAGTTGGTCAACGCCGAAATCGGGCTCAAGCTGGCCCAAGCCGAGCTCGAGCAAGCCCAGGCGGCGGTGCAAACGGCGCGCATCCAGCGCAGCCATGCCGACGTAACGGCCCCGATCGCGGGCCGCGTGGGCCGCGCCCTGGTGAGCGAAGGGGCGCTGGTGGGCCAAGGCGACGCCACCCCCATGGCGCTGATTCAGCAGACCGACTCGCTCTACGTCAACTTCACCCGCAGCGCCACCGAGGTGCTGGCGCTTCAGCGCGCCTTGCAAGGCGGCCAGCAGCAGCGCGCCAGCGCCGCAGCCGCCCAGGTAACGCTGGTGCTCGAAGACGGCAGCCTGCACCCGCACCCCGGGCGCCTGCTGTTTACCGACCTCAATGCAGACCCCAGCAGCGGCCAAGTGACGCTGCGCGCCGTGGTGCCCAACCCAGACGGCCTGCTCATGCCGGGCCTGTTTGTGCGCGTGCGGCTGGCACAAACCCAAGCGGCGGCGGTGGCGCTGCCGCTGCAAGCGCTGCAGCACGGCCCCGCTGGGGCACACGTTTTGATCGTCGATGCGTCCGACCAAGTGGCTATGCGCCCGGTGCAAGTAGGGCCTACGGAGCGCGGGCAGGTGCTGGTGCTCTCTGGCCTGACCAGCGGCGAGCGCGTGCTCGTCGAAGGCTTTCAGCGCGCAGCCCCTGGTGCCACGGTGCGCCCAGTGCCCTGGCAGGCTCCGGCAGCGCCAGCCACCTCACGCTAA
- a CDS encoding TetR family transcriptional regulator, with the protein MPRKTKAEAELTRQRLLDAAELLFLERGVSRTPLHEIAAAAGATRGAIYWHFKDKAELFNAMMERATLPLEQAFADLDRQGVDALLRLRDLYAALLGALSATVHDARTQRVFAIATLKIEFVSELAAVFERRRECLQQAVAQTQQVLEAVCAATGRALPMPADQAAEALFVVFDGLISNWLIDRSRFDLQQLGEQTLRVFFRGLGLDDLLNP; encoded by the coding sequence ATGCCCCGCAAAACCAAAGCCGAAGCCGAACTCACCCGCCAGCGCTTGCTCGACGCGGCCGAGCTGCTGTTTCTCGAGCGCGGCGTGTCGCGCACCCCGCTGCACGAGATCGCGGCGGCGGCCGGTGCCACCCGGGGGGCGATTTACTGGCACTTCAAAGACAAGGCCGAGCTCTTCAACGCCATGATGGAGCGCGCCACGCTGCCGCTGGAGCAGGCCTTTGCCGACCTCGACCGGCAAGGGGTGGACGCGCTGCTGCGCTTGCGCGACCTGTATGCGGCCCTGTTGGGCGCCCTGAGCGCGACGGTGCACGATGCGCGCACGCAGCGCGTGTTTGCCATTGCCACCCTTAAGATCGAGTTCGTTTCCGAGCTCGCTGCGGTGTTTGAGCGCCGCCGCGAGTGCCTGCAGCAGGCCGTTGCGCAGACGCAGCAGGTGCTGGAGGCGGTGTGCGCCGCCACCGGACGCGCCCTGCCCATGCCCGCCGATCAGGCCGCCGAAGCCCTGTTTGTGGTGTTCGACGGGCTGATATCCAACTGGCTGATCGACCGCAGCCGCTTCGATTTGCAGCAGCTGGGAGAGCAGACGCTGCGCGTGTTTTTCCGCGGCTTGGGGCTCGACGACTTGCTCAACCCTTGA
- a CDS encoding efflux RND transporter permease subunit: MSRFFIDRPIFAWVIALFIAATGALSLTQLPIQQYPAVAPPAIQIATAFPGASAQTLEDSVLAIIEREMHGSPGLMYMESVAQADGSGSLTLSFEQGSDVRMAQVDVQNRLNRALPRLPASVVQQGVRVEEVNNNFLLFMMLSSSDAQPDLYALGDQAARTVVPALQRVPGVGRVLLFGSEQALRVWFDPVRLQSLGLSSADVLSAIRSQNLQVAAGEIGALPSVAGQSMVATVRVDGQLSSVAAFENLLLRANPDGSTVRLRDVARVELGGQLYATSARLNGQPALGIGIQLAADGNALATAQAVRAELARLEPHLGAGIQWTIPYDTSRFVALSVQQVVLTLALALLLVVAVIFLFLQSWRYTLIPAIVVPITLLGAMTGLLALGYSINVLTLFAMVLVIGIVVDDSIVVVENVERLMREEGLAARQAAIKAMRQISGAIIGTTAVLLSVFVPLAFFDGAMGNILRQFAVVLALSVSLSTFLALTLAPALCTLVLKQALPQHGAQRGFFGAFNRRFDAGTQRYLVALGWILRRPGRTMLVYALLIALALLAYQRLPASFLPNEDQGSLLVNVQLPPGASKERTQAVMQQVEQFMLAQPEVESMVGVLGFSFSGQGQNAALAFVTLTDWSERSAPESSAQALAGRAFMALSGVRDAVIFPLSPPPIPELGSASGFAFRLQDRSGQGHDALLAARNQLLGLAAQSPVLAQVFPDGLEPAPQLQVDIDRERAAALGVGFEQIGQTLGLALGSAYVNDFPNQGRLQRVIIMADAPARMTPDDVLRLTVPNRLGQAVPLSSFASTRWVQGPTQTVRYNGFPAMRINGQAAEGMSSGAAMAEMARLAQQLPSGFGFEWTGQSLEEERAGAQFLVVLGFVLLAVYLCLAALYGSWKLPLAVLLVVPLGVIGLLLALLWRGFEADIYFQIAMVTIVGLSAKNAILIVEFAKTLQTQGRSAMEAALVAARLRLRAIVMVSTAFIAGVTPLMLASGAGALSQQVIGTALFGGMVSAVVLGVLLVPLFYVLVRTLGEPRAGASNRATSLGAGHE, from the coding sequence ATGTCGCGTTTTTTTATAGACCGCCCCATTTTTGCGTGGGTGATCGCGCTCTTCATCGCCGCCACGGGCGCGTTGTCGCTGACCCAACTGCCGATCCAGCAGTACCCGGCGGTGGCCCCGCCGGCGATCCAGATCGCCACCGCCTTTCCGGGCGCTTCGGCGCAGACGCTCGAAGACAGCGTGCTGGCCATCATTGAGCGCGAAATGCACGGCTCGCCCGGCCTGATGTACATGGAGTCGGTGGCCCAAGCCGACGGCAGCGGCAGCCTGACCTTAAGCTTTGAGCAAGGCAGCGACGTGCGCATGGCGCAGGTGGATGTGCAAAACCGCCTCAACCGCGCCTTGCCGCGCCTGCCCGCCAGCGTGGTGCAGCAAGGCGTGCGCGTCGAGGAGGTGAACAACAACTTTTTGCTCTTCATGATGCTCAGCAGCAGCGACGCGCAGCCCGACCTGTACGCGCTGGGCGACCAAGCGGCGCGCACCGTGGTGCCCGCGCTGCAGCGCGTGCCCGGCGTGGGCCGGGTGCTGCTGTTTGGCTCCGAGCAGGCGCTGCGGGTCTGGTTCGACCCGGTGCGGCTGCAAAGCCTGGGCCTGAGCAGCGCCGACGTGCTCAGCGCCATCCGCAGCCAAAACCTGCAGGTGGCGGCGGGCGAAATCGGGGCGCTGCCGAGCGTGGCCGGGCAGAGCATGGTGGCCACCGTGCGCGTGGATGGCCAACTGAGCAGCGTGGCCGCATTTGAAAACCTGCTGCTGCGCGCCAACCCCGACGGCTCCACCGTGCGCCTGCGCGATGTGGCCCGGGTCGAACTCGGGGGCCAGCTCTACGCCACCAGCGCTCGCCTCAACGGCCAGCCGGCCTTGGGCATCGGCATCCAGCTCGCCGCCGATGGCAACGCGCTGGCCACCGCCCAAGCGGTGCGCGCCGAGCTCGCCCGGCTCGAACCGCACTTGGGCGCGGGCATCCAGTGGACCATCCCCTACGACACCTCGCGCTTCGTCGCGCTGTCGGTGCAGCAAGTGGTGCTCACCCTGGCGCTGGCGCTGCTGCTGGTGGTGGCGGTGATCTTTCTGTTTTTGCAAAGCTGGCGTTACACCTTGATTCCGGCCATCGTGGTGCCGATCACACTGCTGGGGGCCATGACCGGGCTGCTGGCGCTGGGCTACTCGATCAACGTGTTGACCTTGTTTGCCATGGTGCTGGTGATCGGCATCGTGGTGGACGACTCGATCGTGGTGGTCGAAAACGTGGAACGCCTGATGCGCGAAGAAGGGCTGGCCGCACGCCAGGCTGCGATCAAGGCCATGAGGCAGATCTCGGGTGCCATCATCGGCACCACGGCGGTGCTGTTGTCGGTGTTCGTGCCGCTGGCGTTTTTCGATGGCGCCATGGGCAACATCTTGCGCCAGTTTGCCGTGGTGCTGGCGCTGTCGGTGAGCTTGTCCACCTTTCTGGCCCTCACCCTGGCCCCGGCGCTGTGCACCCTGGTGCTCAAGCAGGCGCTGCCGCAACACGGCGCGCAGCGCGGGTTTTTTGGCGCTTTCAATCGGCGCTTTGACGCCGGCACGCAGCGCTATCTGGTCGCACTCGGCTGGATTTTGCGCCGGCCCGGGCGCACCATGCTCGTCTACGCGCTGCTGATCGCGCTGGCGCTGCTGGCCTACCAGCGCCTGCCGGCGTCGTTTCTACCCAACGAAGACCAGGGCTCGCTGCTGGTCAATGTGCAACTGCCACCCGGGGCCTCCAAAGAGCGCACCCAAGCGGTGATGCAGCAAGTGGAGCAGTTCATGCTTGCGCAGCCCGAGGTCGAGAGCATGGTCGGGGTGCTGGGCTTTAGCTTCTCGGGCCAAGGGCAAAACGCTGCGCTGGCCTTCGTGACCCTGACCGACTGGAGCGAGCGCAGCGCACCCGAAAGCAGTGCGCAGGCACTGGCCGGGCGCGCCTTCATGGCTTTGTCGGGCGTACGCGACGCGGTGATTTTTCCACTCAGTCCGCCCCCCATCCCGGAGCTTGGCAGCGCCTCAGGCTTCGCCTTTCGCCTGCAAGACCGCAGCGGCCAAGGCCACGACGCCTTGCTGGCTGCGCGCAACCAGTTGCTTGGGCTGGCCGCGCAAAGCCCGGTGTTGGCCCAAGTGTTCCCGGACGGGCTCGAGCCCGCGCCGCAGCTGCAGGTGGACATCGACCGCGAACGCGCTGCCGCGCTGGGGGTGGGCTTTGAGCAAATCGGGCAAACTCTGGGCCTAGCGCTGGGCTCGGCCTACGTGAACGATTTTCCCAACCAAGGGCGGCTGCAGCGCGTCATCATCATGGCCGACGCGCCAGCGCGCATGACGCCTGACGACGTGTTGCGCCTGACCGTGCCCAATCGCCTCGGGCAGGCTGTGCCGCTGTCGAGCTTTGCCAGCACGCGCTGGGTGCAAGGGCCCACACAAACGGTGCGCTACAACGGATTTCCGGCCATGCGCATCAACGGCCAAGCCGCAGAGGGCATGAGCAGCGGCGCCGCCATGGCCGAAATGGCCCGCCTAGCGCAGCAGTTGCCGAGCGGTTTTGGCTTTGAGTGGACCGGCCAGTCGCTCGAGGAAGAGCGCGCCGGGGCGCAGTTCTTGGTGGTGCTGGGCTTTGTGCTGCTGGCCGTGTACCTGTGTTTGGCGGCTTTGTATGGCAGCTGGAAGTTGCCGTTGGCGGTGCTGCTGGTGGTGCCGCTGGGAGTGATCGGCTTGCTGCTGGCGCTGCTGTGGCGCGGGTTTGAGGCCGACATTTATTTTCAGATCGCCATGGTGACGATCGTGGGCTTGTCGGCCAAGAACGCGATTTTGATCGTCGAATTTGCCAAAACCCTGCAAACCCAAGGCCGCAGCGCCATGGAGGCGGCGCTGGTGGCGGCGCGCTTGCGCCTGCGCGCCATCGTCATGGTCTCGACGGCGTTCATCGCCGGCGTCACGCCCCTGATGCTGGCCAGCGGCGCCGGCGCCTTGAGCCAGCAGGTCATCGGCACCGCCTTGTTCGGCGGCATGGTCAGCGCCGTGGTGCTGGGCGTGTTGCTGGTGCCACTGTTTTATGTGCTGGTGCGCACCCTGGGCGAACCCCGCGCTGGCGCTTCAAACCGCGCCACCAGCCTAGGAGCAGGCCATGAATAA
- a CDS encoding RNA recognition motif domain-containing protein: MGNKLYVGNLPYTVRDEDLQKAFGEFGQVSSAKVMMERDTGRSKGFGFVEMGSDSDAQSAIEGMNGQSLGGRSLVVNEARPMESRPPRSGGGGFGGGGGGGGYGGGGGGGGRREGGGEGQFRSPYGGGGGGGGGGRREGGGGGRGY, encoded by the coding sequence ATGGGCAACAAACTGTACGTCGGCAATCTTCCCTACACGGTGCGCGACGAGGATCTGCAGAAGGCTTTTGGCGAATTCGGCCAAGTGAGCAGCGCCAAAGTCATGATGGAGCGCGACACCGGTCGCTCCAAAGGCTTTGGTTTCGTAGAAATGGGCAGCGACTCGGACGCCCAATCGGCGATCGAGGGCATGAATGGCCAGTCGCTGGGTGGCCGCAGCTTGGTGGTCAACGAAGCGCGCCCGATGGAGTCGCGCCCGCCCCGTAGCGGTGGCGGCGGCTTTGGTGGTGGCGGTGGTGGCGGCGGCTACGGTGGTGGCGGCGGCGGCGGTGGCCGTCGTGAAGGCGGCGGCGAAGGCCAGTTCCGCAGCCCCTACGGTGGCGGCGGCGGCGGCGGTGGTGGTGGCCGTCGTGAAGGCGGCGGCGGTGGCCGCGGCTACTGA
- the lptC gene encoding LPS export ABC transporter periplasmic protein LptC: MTARANLGPLPATAPAAALRRHSARALKRAWDQASLYLPVILMGLLALGSYWIIGRSPAPAEPAAARAPVQGPGATMQDFLLRDFDADGQLLLKIEGRQLHHYPGQAQLVVEQVRMQQRDVQGQLNFLQADRLESSTDRTVHRLSGNVVLQRPARAATTTQAAAPAEEFRSQALTLYTQAHRIESDQPVEILRGPHHLRAQRMRYDQQTGRLELQGQVRATLAPASAS; this comes from the coding sequence TTGACTGCCCGCGCCAACTTGGGGCCACTGCCCGCAACCGCGCCGGCTGCGGCGCTGCGGCGGCATTCGGCGCGCGCGCTCAAGCGCGCCTGGGATCAGGCCTCGCTGTACCTGCCGGTGATATTGATGGGTTTGTTGGCGCTTGGGAGTTACTGGATCATTGGTCGCAGCCCCGCGCCAGCCGAACCGGCTGCAGCACGCGCCCCAGTGCAAGGCCCCGGCGCCACCATGCAGGATTTTTTGTTGCGTGACTTTGACGCTGACGGGCAGTTGCTGCTAAAAATCGAAGGGCGTCAACTGCACCATTACCCGGGCCAGGCGCAACTGGTGGTCGAGCAGGTGCGCATGCAGCAGCGCGACGTCCAGGGCCAGCTCAATTTCTTGCAAGCCGACCGCCTCGAGAGCAGCACCGATCGGACCGTGCACCGGCTCAGTGGCAACGTGGTGCTGCAACGGCCAGCCCGTGCGGCCACAACCACTCAGGCTGCCGCGCCGGCAGAGGAATTTCGCAGCCAGGCGCTGACCCTCTACACCCAAGCCCACCGGATTGAATCGGACCAGCCGGTAGAAATTTTGCGCGGCCCCCACCACCTGCGCGCCCAGCGCATGCGCTACGACCAGCAGACCGGGCGGCTCGAGTTGCAGGGTCAGGTGCGCGCCACGCTGGCGCCTGCCTCGGCGAGCTAA
- the metX gene encoding homoserine O-acetyltransferase MetX gives MIATPQTLHFDDPLPLSSGAQLPAFDLVYETYGQLNAARSNAVLVCHALNASHHVAGRHADANGAPIPKSEGWWDNLIGPGKPIDTERWFVIGVNNLGSCFGSTGPTHLNPATGQPWGADFPVVTVEDWVNAQARLLDALGIEQLAAVIGGSLGGMQALSWTLQYPRRVRHAVVVASAPNLTAENIAFNEVARRAIVTDPDFHSGHYLRHGTKPRRGLRIARMIGHITYLSDDVMNEKFGRRLQALADLTHAAGASKPSDSTDAPDPATLDALERLAYRYSTQEVEFQIESYLRHQGNKFSDYFDANTYLLITRALDYFDPARDYDGHLSAALARTEARFLLISFSTDWRFAPARSREIVKALLDNKRDVSYAEIDAPHGHDAFLLDDPRYHAAVRSYFEQQIAPTLGLAGAGLGQHSGRATP, from the coding sequence GTGATCGCCACCCCACAAACGCTGCATTTTGATGACCCACTGCCCTTGAGCAGCGGCGCGCAGTTGCCCGCCTTCGACCTGGTCTATGAGACCTACGGCCAGCTCAACGCCGCGCGCTCCAACGCCGTGCTGGTGTGTCACGCCCTCAACGCCAGCCACCACGTGGCCGGCCGCCACGCCGACGCCAACGGCGCCCCCATTCCCAAAAGCGAAGGCTGGTGGGACAACCTCATCGGCCCCGGCAAGCCCATCGACACCGAGCGCTGGTTCGTCATCGGCGTCAACAACCTCGGCTCCTGCTTTGGCAGCACCGGGCCCACGCACCTGAATCCGGCCACCGGTCAGCCTTGGGGCGCCGACTTCCCGGTGGTCACGGTCGAGGATTGGGTCAATGCCCAAGCGCGCTTGCTCGACGCGCTGGGCATCGAGCAACTCGCGGCCGTGATCGGCGGCAGCTTGGGCGGCATGCAGGCGCTGTCGTGGACGCTGCAATACCCACGGCGCGTGCGCCATGCGGTGGTGGTGGCCAGCGCGCCCAACCTCACGGCCGAAAACATCGCGTTCAACGAAGTGGCGCGGCGCGCCATCGTCACCGACCCCGACTTCCACAGCGGCCACTACCTGCGCCACGGCACCAAGCCGCGCCGGGGCTTGCGCATCGCGCGCATGATCGGCCACATCACCTACCTGAGCGACGATGTGATGAACGAGAAGTTTGGCCGCCGCCTGCAGGCCTTGGCCGATCTCACCCATGCCGCCGGCGCCTCCAAACCCTCAGACTCCACCGACGCCCCCGACCCCGCCACGCTCGATGCGCTCGAGCGCCTGGCCTACCGCTACAGCACGCAAGAGGTCGAGTTCCAGATCGAGAGCTACCTGCGCCACCAAGGCAACAAGTTCAGCGACTACTTCGACGCCAACACCTACCTGCTCATCACCCGGGCGCTGGACTATTTCGACCCGGCGCGCGACTACGACGGGCACTTAAGCGCGGCACTGGCGCGCACCGAGGCGCGTTTTTTGCTCATCAGCTTCAGCACCGACTGGCGCTTTGCCCCGGCGCGCTCGCGCGAGATCGTCAAGGCGCTGCTGGACAACAAGCGCGACGTGAGCTACGCCGAGATCGACGCGCCGCACGGCCACGACGCCTTTTTGCTCGACGACCCGCGCTACCACGCCGCCGTGCGCAGCTACTTCGAGCAGCAAATCGCCCCCACCCTGGGGCTGGCGGGGGCCGGGCTGGGGCAACACAGCGGGCGGGCCACCCCATGA
- a CDS encoding KdsC family phosphatase: MPSPPDTLRPPPSTPLGAPALPALLPTLGFDPALLLRAQGIRVVLFDIDGVLTDAGLYFSEAGETLKRFHSLDGHGIKLLQRAGIVVAVVSGRDSAPLRTRLQALGVTHLRLGHENKRPAAEALLAELGLGWHEAAAMGDDWPDLPLLRRCALAVAPPNAHPEVLRLAHHVTTRPGGQGAARELCDLLLVASGQYARLLQEAGA, translated from the coding sequence ATGCCCAGCCCACCCGATACCCTACGGCCGCCGCCGTCAACGCCCCTGGGCGCGCCCGCCCTGCCCGCCCTGCTCCCAACGCTCGGTTTCGACCCGGCCCTGTTGCTGCGCGCCCAAGGCATACGGGTGGTGTTGTTCGACATCGACGGCGTGCTCACCGACGCCGGCCTGTACTTTAGCGAAGCGGGCGAGACCCTCAAGCGCTTTCACAGCCTCGACGGCCACGGCATCAAACTGCTGCAACGCGCCGGCATCGTGGTGGCGGTGGTGAGCGGGCGCGACTCGGCGCCCTTGCGCACGCGCTTGCAGGCGCTGGGTGTGACGCATTTGCGGCTCGGCCACGAAAACAAGCGGCCTGCCGCCGAAGCCCTCTTGGCCGAACTGGGCCTGGGCTGGCACGAAGCCGCCGCCATGGGCGACGACTGGCCCGACTTGCCCTTGCTGCGCCGCTGCGCCTTGGCCGTCGCGCCGCCCAACGCCCACCCCGAGGTGTTGCGGCTGGCGCACCACGTCACCACCCGACCGGGTGGACAAGGCGCGGCGCGCGAACTGTGCGACCTGCTGCTGGTGGCCAGCGGCCAGTACGCCCGCCTGTTGCAGGAGGCCGGTGCTTGA
- a CDS encoding KpsF/GutQ family sugar-phosphate isomerase → MASTPPLATPAAQPDPAPANAPATAQRLLQLARETLLIEAQALHDMAARLDGRFAEAVLRMLACRGRVVVSGMGKSGHVGRKIAATLASTGTPALFMHPGEASHGDLGMITSADVLLAISNSGESEELSAILPLIKRMGVPLLAMTGRPDSNLGRHADVLLDTSVAKEACPHNLAPTASTTAQLAMGDALAVALLDARGFKAEDFARSHPGGALGRKLLTLVADVMRPAEQAPRVGLQASLPELMREISAKGLGATAVVDADGVPVGIFTDGDLRRLIERGADLQSLTAALVMHPTPHTVRPQALAVEAAERMETHRITSVLVVDEAGRLCGALNSHDLMRAKVI, encoded by the coding sequence ATGGCTTCGACACCCCCCCTCGCCACCCCCGCTGCCCAACCCGATCCCGCACCCGCCAACGCCCCGGCCACCGCCCAGCGCCTGCTGCAACTGGCGCGCGAGACGCTGCTCATCGAGGCGCAGGCGCTGCACGACATGGCGGCCCGGCTCGATGGCCGCTTTGCCGAGGCGGTGCTGCGCATGCTGGCCTGCCGCGGCCGCGTGGTGGTGAGCGGAATGGGCAAGAGCGGGCACGTAGGGCGCAAGATCGCCGCCACCCTGGCCTCCACCGGCACCCCGGCGCTGTTCATGCACCCGGGCGAAGCCAGCCACGGCGACTTGGGCATGATCACCAGCGCCGATGTGCTGCTGGCCATCAGCAACAGCGGCGAGAGCGAGGAGCTGAGCGCCATTTTGCCCCTGATCAAACGCATGGGCGTGCCGCTGCTGGCCATGACCGGCCGCCCAGACTCCAACCTCGGCCGCCACGCCGACGTGCTGCTCGACACCAGCGTGGCCAAAGAAGCCTGCCCGCACAACCTGGCCCCCACCGCCAGCACCACGGCGCAACTGGCCATGGGCGACGCGCTGGCGGTCGCGTTGCTCGACGCTCGCGGCTTCAAGGCCGAAGACTTTGCCCGCTCGCACCCCGGCGGCGCGCTCGGGCGCAAGCTGCTCACCCTGGTGGCCGACGTGATGCGCCCAGCCGAGCAGGCCCCGCGCGTGGGCCTGCAAGCCAGCCTGCCCGAGCTCATGCGCGAGATCAGCGCCAAAGGGCTGGGCGCCACCGCCGTGGTCGACGCCGACGGGGTGCCGGTCGGCATCTTCACTGACGGCGACTTGCGCCGCCTGATCGAGCGCGGCGCCGACCTGCAAAGCCTCACCGCCGCGCTGGTGATGCACCCGACCCCGCACACCGTGCGCCCGCAGGCGCTGGCGGTCGAAGCGGCCGAGCGCATGGAGACGCACCGCATCACCAGCGTGCTGGTGGTCGATGAAGCGGGGCGCCTGTGCGGCGCCCTCAACAGCCACGACCTGATGCGCGCCAAGGTCATTTAA
- the metW gene encoding methionine biosynthesis protein MetW, giving the protein MSDRLLLESIARLVPTGARVLDLGCGDGALLAHLRQHRGCSGYGVEIDDAKVQLCLRRGINVLQLNLEDGLAMFEDDSFDLVLQIDTLQHLRNTEVMLRETARVGRAAIVAFPNFAHWPNRLRVLQGRMPVTKRLPYQWYDTPNIRVGTYTDFEVLAQRLGLHVSDCFGLHEGRELRWAPNWRASTAVFKLLKG; this is encoded by the coding sequence ATGAGCGACCGCCTGCTGCTGGAATCCATCGCCCGCCTCGTGCCCACGGGCGCGCGCGTGCTCGATCTGGGCTGTGGCGACGGCGCCTTGCTCGCGCACCTGCGCCAGCACCGGGGTTGCAGCGGCTACGGCGTCGAGATCGACGACGCCAAGGTGCAGCTGTGCCTGCGCCGCGGCATCAACGTGCTGCAGCTCAACCTCGAAGACGGGCTGGCGATGTTCGAAGACGACAGCTTCGACCTGGTGCTGCAGATCGACACCCTGCAACACCTGCGCAACACCGAAGTCATGCTGCGCGAGACCGCGCGCGTGGGCCGCGCCGCCATCGTCGCCTTTCCCAACTTTGCCCACTGGCCCAACCGCTTGCGCGTGCTGCAAGGCCGTATGCCGGTAACCAAACGCCTGCCCTACCAGTGGTACGACACGCCCAACATCCGTGTCGGCACCTACACCGACTTCGAGGTGCTGGCGCAGCGCTTGGGGTTGCATGTGAGCGACTGCTTTGGCCTGCACGAGGGGCGCGAACTGCGCTGGGCCCCCAACTGGCGCGCCAGCACCGCCGTGTTTAAGCTGCTCAAGGGTTGA